The proteins below are encoded in one region of Silene latifolia isolate original U9 population chromosome 2, ASM4854445v1, whole genome shotgun sequence:
- the LOC141644395 gene encoding large ribosomal subunit protein uL22y — protein MVKYSQEPDNPTKSCKARGSDLRVHFKNTRETAFSLRKMPLVKAKRYLEDVLAHKQAIPFRRFCGGVGRTAQAKSRHSNGQGRWPAKSAKFILDLLKNAESNAEMKGLDVDSLYISHIQVNQAQKQRRRTYRAHGRINPYMSHPCHIELVLSEKEEPVKKEAETQLAPSKSKRSQA, from the exons ATG gtgaAGTACTCTCAAGAACCGGATAATCCTACCAAAT CATGCAAGGCTAGGGGATCAGATCTTCGAGTGCATTTCAAG AACACCAGGGAGACTGCATTTTCTCTCCGTAAGATGCCTTTGGTCAAGGCCAAAAGGTACTTGGAGGATGTGCTGGCTCACAAGCAGGCTATTCCTTTCCGCCGTTTCTGTGGTGGTGTTGGTAGAACTGCCCAAGCCAAGAGCCGACACTCCAACGGTCAAGGACGTTGGCCGGCTAAGTCAGCCAAATTCATCCTTGATTTGTTGAAGAATGCTGAAAGCAATGCAGAG ATGAAAGGTTTGGACGTCGACTCACTTTACATCTCTCACATCCAAGTGAACCAAGCCCAGAAACAAAGGAGGCGTACATACCGTGCTCACGGAAGGATTAACC CTTACATGTCGCACCCTTGCCATATTGAGTTGGTTTTGTCTGAAAAGGAAGAGCCAGTTAAGAAAGAG GCCGAGACGCAGTTGGCTCCAAGCAAATCTAAGAGGTCGCAAGCTTAA